The Cellulomonas sp. S1-8 genome has a window encoding:
- a CDS encoding ABC transporter permease — MSLVDTAPPDVAPPGAEPVRHRGALGRLVRSELTLVLGRRRNVVLLVGLALVPLLLGLVLFLAQDSGLAGQGPPFVARVTGNGLFLVVASLFLCTPFLLPLTIGIASGDAIAGEASTGTLRYLLVVPVGRGRLLAVKALGALVFAAAAVLAIALVGLLTGAILFGVGDLTLLSGTTVPLADGILRVAGVVAYVGLSMTGLVAVGLFFSTLTEVPVGAMAATVVVAVVSSVLDTLPQLAAIHPALLTHHWFDFAEMLRVVPSADVLAQGLAVQAGWVAVFGALAWARFTTADVTS, encoded by the coding sequence ATGTCGCTCGTTGACACCGCGCCGCCGGACGTCGCGCCCCCGGGCGCCGAGCCGGTCCGTCACCGCGGCGCGCTCGGACGTCTCGTGCGCTCCGAGCTGACGCTCGTGCTGGGCCGGCGCCGCAACGTCGTGCTGCTCGTGGGCCTCGCCCTCGTGCCGCTGCTGCTGGGCCTCGTGCTGTTCCTCGCGCAGGACTCGGGGCTCGCCGGTCAGGGGCCGCCGTTCGTCGCCCGCGTCACGGGCAACGGGCTCTTCCTCGTCGTCGCGTCGCTGTTCCTGTGCACGCCGTTCCTGCTGCCGCTGACCATCGGCATCGCGTCGGGCGACGCGATCGCCGGCGAGGCGTCGACCGGCACGCTGCGCTACCTGCTCGTCGTGCCCGTGGGCCGCGGGCGGCTGCTCGCCGTCAAGGCGCTCGGCGCCCTGGTGTTCGCGGCGGCCGCCGTCCTGGCGATCGCGCTGGTCGGGCTGCTGACGGGGGCGATCCTGTTCGGGGTCGGCGACCTCACGCTGCTGTCCGGCACGACCGTGCCGCTCGCCGACGGCATCCTGCGCGTCGCGGGTGTCGTGGCGTACGTCGGGCTGTCCATGACGGGCCTGGTCGCGGTCGGGCTGTTCTTCTCGACGCTCACCGAGGTGCCCGTCGGGGCGATGGCCGCCACCGTCGTCGTCGCGGTGGTCTCCAGCGTGCTCGACACGCTGCCGCAGCTCGCGGCGATCCACCCCGCGCTGCTCACGCACCACTGGTTCGACTTCGCGGAGATGCTGCGGGTCGTGCCGTCGGCGGACGTGCTGGCGCAGGGCCTCGCCGTGCAGGCGGGCTGGGTCGCGGTGTTCGGTGCGCTCGCGTGGGCACGCTTCACGACCGCCGACGTCACGTCCTGA
- a CDS encoding ABC transporter ATP-binding protein: MTDDAIRSRGLTKRFRTGQVAVDDVDLVVPRGAVYGFLGPNGSGKTTTIRMLLGLVQPTSGQVHLLGAPMPQDAARVLPRVGALVEGPAFQPYLSGRANLARLDAVDASADPRTARTRSDDALERVGLGAAADKRYRQYSLGMKQRLGLAAALLRPRDLLVLDEPTNGLDPQGTREVRHLVRELADAGTTVLVSSHLLAEIEQVCTHIGIMGRGRLLLQGPRAELTARRGARVVVRTPQADGDAAVAELRRLGLADAAAERPVADGSVTVSAAITADTRDDAPDDGTHEARPDGPAAQDVAAALVRAGVGLLGFDVHRPSLEQIFVELTGEGFDVAR, from the coding sequence GTGACCGACGACGCGATCCGCTCCCGCGGCCTGACCAAGCGGTTCCGCACCGGCCAGGTCGCCGTCGACGACGTCGACCTGGTCGTGCCGCGCGGGGCCGTCTACGGGTTCCTCGGCCCGAACGGGTCGGGCAAGACCACGACGATCCGCATGCTGCTGGGGCTCGTGCAGCCGACGTCCGGGCAGGTGCACCTGCTGGGGGCACCGATGCCGCAGGACGCGGCGCGCGTGCTGCCGCGCGTCGGCGCCCTCGTCGAGGGGCCCGCGTTCCAGCCGTACCTGTCGGGGCGCGCGAACCTCGCGCGGCTCGACGCCGTCGACGCGTCCGCCGACCCCCGCACCGCGCGCACCCGGTCCGACGACGCGCTCGAGCGCGTCGGGCTGGGTGCCGCGGCCGACAAGCGGTACCGGCAGTACTCGCTGGGCATGAAGCAGCGGCTCGGGCTGGCCGCGGCGCTGCTGCGTCCGCGCGACCTGCTGGTGCTCGACGAGCCGACCAACGGGCTGGACCCGCAGGGCACGCGCGAGGTGCGGCACCTGGTGCGCGAGCTCGCCGACGCCGGGACGACGGTGCTGGTGTCCTCGCACCTGCTCGCCGAGATCGAGCAGGTGTGCACGCACATCGGGATCATGGGCCGCGGCCGCCTGCTGCTGCAGGGCCCGCGCGCCGAGCTCACCGCACGTCGCGGTGCGCGCGTCGTCGTGCGGACGCCGCAGGCCGACGGCGACGCCGCGGTCGCCGAGCTGCGTCGCCTGGGCCTGGCGGACGCCGCGGCCGAGCGGCCCGTCGCGGACGGCAGCGTGACCGTGTCCGCGGCCATCACCGCCGACACGCGCGACGACGCACCCGACGACGGCACGCACGAGGCGCGCCCCGACGGGCCCGCGGCGCAGGACGTCGCCGCGGCGCTCGTGCGGGCCGGTGTCGGGCTCCTGGGGTTCGACGTGCACCGTCCGTCGCTCGAGCAGATCTTCGTCGAGCTCACCGGGGAGGGTTTCGATGTCGCTCGTTGA
- a CDS encoding LolA family protein: MDTTPVAPARTRRRAAWAVPAVAAATVAAAFAAPPLLASADTAGLPPVTAAELLTRVADAEPQALSGTVVHTARLGLPDLSLTQMTGADPVSLLGGSTTLRVWTDGEQRSRVSLLGPASEYSVVADGAEAWTYSSSDDEVVHYAMSQADAARAQELHAAATPPADLPTPDEMGREALERAEEHATVGVDAATTVAGREAYQVVVTPRSTTTLVGRIVVAVDAQTWTPLRVQVWGSDDAATPALELGFTDVTFAAPDDAVLAFSAPPGATVREVAVPLPDEAALTHAAPDDLPTTLPEDPADLPLPEGVTVTGTGWDTIVELTDVDIAALVAGDPAAVADLTHMDKQFDSEGAQELYEEFASEGDGPSVDLDTTALYDQLTTAVDGGRVLSSTLLSVLVLDDGRVLVGAVPVEALRAAAGA, from the coding sequence ATGGACACCACCCCCGTCGCCCCCGCCAGGACGCGCCGCCGCGCCGCCTGGGCCGTGCCGGCCGTCGCCGCGGCCACCGTCGCCGCCGCGTTCGCCGCTCCCCCGCTGCTCGCGTCCGCGGACACCGCAGGGCTGCCGCCGGTCACGGCCGCCGAGCTGCTGACCCGCGTGGCCGACGCCGAGCCGCAGGCGCTGTCGGGCACGGTCGTGCACACCGCGCGCCTCGGGCTGCCGGACCTGTCGCTGACGCAGATGACCGGTGCGGACCCCGTGAGCCTGCTCGGCGGGTCGACGACGCTGCGCGTGTGGACCGACGGCGAGCAGCGCTCGCGCGTCTCCCTGCTGGGTCCGGCGTCGGAGTACTCCGTGGTCGCCGACGGCGCGGAGGCGTGGACGTACTCGTCGTCCGACGACGAGGTCGTGCACTACGCGATGTCGCAGGCCGACGCGGCGCGGGCGCAGGAGCTGCACGCGGCGGCGACCCCGCCCGCGGACCTGCCGACGCCGGACGAGATGGGCCGCGAGGCCCTGGAGCGCGCCGAGGAGCACGCGACGGTCGGCGTCGACGCCGCCACCACGGTCGCGGGCCGCGAGGCGTACCAGGTGGTCGTGACCCCGCGCAGCACGACGACGCTCGTGGGACGCATCGTCGTCGCGGTCGACGCGCAGACGTGGACCCCGCTGCGCGTGCAGGTGTGGGGCAGCGACGACGCCGCGACGCCCGCGCTCGAGCTCGGGTTCACGGACGTGACGTTCGCGGCCCCGGACGACGCGGTCCTCGCGTTCTCCGCGCCCCCGGGTGCGACCGTCCGCGAGGTGGCGGTCCCGCTGCCCGACGAGGCCGCGCTCACCCACGCCGCCCCCGACGACCTGCCGACGACGCTCCCCGAGGACCCGGCGGACCTGCCGCTGCCCGAGGGCGTCACGGTGACCGGCACGGGCTGGGACACGATCGTCGAGCTCACCGACGTCGACATCGCCGCACTGGTCGCGGGTGACCCCGCCGCCGTCGCGGACCTGACGCACATGGACAAGCAGTTCGACTCGGAGGGCGCACAGGAGCTGTACGAGGAGTTCGCCTCCGAGGGTGACGGCCCGTCCGTCGACCTCGACACCACGGCGCTGTACGACCAGCTGACGACGGCCGTCGACGGCGGGCGCGTCCTGTCCTCGACGCTGCTGTCGGTCCTCGTCCTGGACGACGGCCGGGTGCTCGTCGGCGCGGTCCCGGTGGAGGCGCTGCGCGCGGCGGCGGGCGCGTGA
- a CDS encoding response regulator transcription factor produces the protein MRVLVVDDEVGLVRALRRGLTAEGFAVDHAHDGETGLTMAVDGEYDVLVVDVMLPRRNGYDVVTALRAQDVWTPVLMLSAKDGEHDVADGLDVGADDYLTKPFSFVVLVARLRALVRRPVAPRPAVLHAGALTLDPASRQVTRGDEVVELTVRETALLEYLLRHADRVVGKIELLDHVFDTGGEDPNVVEVYVGYLRRKLGRDAVTTVRGAGYRVGGA, from the coding sequence GTGCGCGTGCTGGTGGTCGACGACGAGGTCGGGCTCGTGCGCGCGCTGCGCCGCGGGCTGACGGCCGAGGGGTTCGCGGTCGACCACGCGCACGACGGCGAGACGGGCCTGACGATGGCCGTCGACGGCGAGTACGACGTCCTCGTCGTCGACGTGATGCTGCCCCGCCGCAACGGCTACGACGTCGTGACGGCCCTGCGCGCGCAGGACGTGTGGACGCCCGTGCTCATGCTGTCCGCCAAGGACGGCGAGCACGACGTCGCCGACGGGCTCGACGTTGGCGCCGACGACTACCTCACCAAGCCGTTCTCCTTCGTCGTCCTGGTCGCCCGGCTGCGGGCGCTCGTCCGGCGTCCGGTCGCGCCGCGCCCGGCGGTGCTGCACGCCGGTGCCCTGACCCTCGACCCCGCGTCCCGGCAGGTCACGCGCGGCGACGAGGTCGTCGAGCTCACCGTCCGCGAGACCGCCCTGCTGGAGTACCTGCTGCGCCACGCCGACCGGGTCGTCGGCAAGATCGAGCTGCTCGACCACGTCTTCGACACCGGCGGGGAGGACCCCAACGTCGTCGAGGTGTACGTCGGCTACCTGCGCCGCAAGCTGGGGCGCGACGCCGTCACCACGGTGCGC